The following DNA comes from Solanum stenotomum isolate F172 chromosome 11, ASM1918654v1, whole genome shotgun sequence.
CATTTTGTACCTGTCTTATTCTAGCATAATAGAAATATTTCTATCTTTTGGGCCCTAGGCCCAATTctttcacctgtcctaaactaatacaacaataacaattaaaatgacaagggcttaggcccaaaataacaaaaatacaatttttgtataaagagtgggcctttggcccaatcttttcaattcTTCTCCGCTTGCGCATTTTTTCACCTTCGAGACCTGTTCGTCGATTTTCAGGGCCGATAGGCTCGATGAGAGGTAAGATTGGGCATTTTGCTCAACGAGGAGATGCAAGGGTAGGAGATGAGAGTTCAAAGGAGACTCGAGGTGGATTTCACATGTaacataaacaaataaaaatatgtaagtAGCGATTTAGTacagaaaaatattaaataggcCGAACTCATATATTACTACTCATAATTTTAAGTATCATAAAGGAAAAATAACTAAAGTGAATCACATAAACTTTAAATCAATATAAAGCACCTTAATGACCTCAACTAGTTGACAACTAAAGCAGACTTTGAAATAAAAGGGAATCTCAACAGTAAACATTAGAAAAGACACATATGACACTTTCCAAAAATTAGAACAATTAAATCATAACTAGCTAATGACCATCTAATCTTGGAAGGAAACCAAAAGCCATTCAGACCAAAATTATGCTTCAAAGTAAGTAGTATAAGAACAAACATACCCTATCAAAGGTGATTAATTAGGAAGCAATTTCGGTACTCTAGGCAGTGAAATACTAAGCATCAAACAACAAGGAGAATGGGAGAATGAGGCAGCCAATAACTTATACACAAACGTTGAAACTAGTTTTATCATGCTTCAAATAATACTGGAAAGGTAACTTAGCTTACAAATCTATTCGAACATTAATAACTTATGTTCGAACTACTTTCGAGATGAGATCAAGGACTAGTCATGCACTCATAAAATATATTCGGCCAAGTAATAACTCGGAGTAAAACATGCATACAAGGAAAATACATAACCACAAGTAGAATGAGGATAAAGGGGGTATGCAGGGGAgacatcaatttatttatttatttatttttttgatcaaGGATTTAGCACGAATAAGAGCAGCAGAGCTAGTTGGAGAAATCTGGCGATGCTAATGTCACAAACAATGGAGAATGAACACAAAGAAAAACTCAGACCTCACGAAACCAGAGACTTGAATAATAATGGCAAAATCGAAACCACACAAAAGAACAAGCAGGCTGTTCGCAGGGAAGGGGGCTGGTCATTTCAATTTTAAGGAAACAAATCATATTAGAGTCTGTTACGAAATTATAATCGTATTGACTGTCAAACGACCTTTCGAACAACATGACTATCAGTAAGAAGATAACATTCAGCTATTTTCAATATTATAACGACAAACTCACTATCACCATTAAGGGAATCAGGAAGCATACAATAACtacataatcaaaattaaaaatatcaggCGAGCAGAGAACACGAACTTGACAAAGGGAAAAGGATTACCTTTTTTTGGGCAGCGGCTGGGACAATGAGTTGAGCGAGAGCTTTCCGCGACCACAAAGGAAACTTCAAGAATCTCAACGAATTCCAGTAACAGTGGACAGAGGAAAAACAGAAATCGATATCGGTGTGTTTGGGTTCGTGACCTTGTATGGCTTTGTAGTTTTCTTACTGTATTTTTCTGTAACTAAGGGAGGTTATTACTTCAAATGTATACTCTTCTATATTTTCCTTAACTAAAATTTCTATAGGATTCTCTGCTAAAGAAAAATCCCAACTTTCTCTAATATCTCCTAGAAAAAATTCCCAACTAAATtcccttccaaaaaaaaataaaatccccCTCTTCACAGTGAATAAAAGTAGATATATAGAAGGGAAAAGTCGGTTTTGGAAAAAATGGGGGGAAAAAAGATCCAAAAAATCGGATTCAAAAGGcctaattcaaaattcaaaactccAAAATCTTTCACCAGTTAAGGCAAACATACTTTACTCCGAAAAATTGccccattccgaaagaggaaaggggCAAGACGCGTGCTTGCTTTTTTGCCGAAAAATCCGACTGGAACAGTACTATCGTACTGAACGGAGGAGACGACGCGAGCGTGAACTGTACGCGTAGATGCCGTGTCGTCTTCATTGTAAACTCCGTCAACTTGTGAACGTTGGAGCATCGTTGTATGCACTCTGTGATTGACGTCGTGTATTGATGCGTACATGTTGGGTCGTGGGAACTGTTGGAGTATCGTATTGCTGTGTATCTTTGGTTTCTGGAATTGGAGCGCTGTTCTGGGTTTCTTTTGAGTGAAATAAAGGAGGGCCGGGTCGGGTCAGGGGAAAAGAAATGGGCTGGGgcggctaatgttgttgttgctattatTGTTTTGGGTTTGAGGAATTAAAAGGGTGGGCCAGATCTGGGAATTAAAGGGGTGGGCTGGGGTTAATTGAGAAAAGGCCCAAAACTTGCCTTAAAATGGGTTTGGATGGAGGTAAGAGATTAGCTAGATTTGCAATAAGAATAAGACCATGTGGATTAAAGATGTAACCAAATTGAATTGATATGAACAAAATTGGTTAaccaataaataaaatgaattaatattaatcaattaacaagcttcttaatcttaacgaaataaaataattaacttaattataaactaactatttcaaaaatataaactattatataactaaactagttaaccaaatatttaagtaaaacaaaatatttttgggacaaTTTTCGAAtgatcataaaatatactaattatatgcataattatgtaaaacaaatatattatctaaaaattataaaagggacaaaactagttaaaataacctgatatatatatatatatatatatatatatgtatatatttaattttatgaaactaattattttaaatcgtttgaagaTTATgaagctcaaaaattaattactatcggggagggtcaaaattgggtgtcaacaggtGTCATAACAGGGGAAACAGGGGAAAAATTGAGGGCTAAAGTGAGGGATATAAGCAAGAATTTAAAATCTATAAGAGATGAAGAGATGGATGCTGCTACTCAAGAGCTAATTCAACTTTGTAGGAATAGTAATAAGTGAATCTTATGAttcaattaacaaaataatattgcatgTGAGGTGTTTTTGTTTGTCTTCAAAATATATTGAGGTTGAAATAATGAGAAAAACATAGAACACCATGTAGGATTCAAATTTCCATGTAAGATGCTACGTATGATGcgtatgtctatttgttcaactttatacatgTTTAAGTTTCTATGCAGAGGCCAAATTAAAGGGcatttttatgtattatgtctataatataaatagtacaacaataacaacatgaTTCTTTGTCCCAGACATTGTTGGGTTGGCTATGTTTATTTCACATAAACATTACATCAACTATAATCAATCAGCATAAATGTCTACCTCAACGGGATTATCTAACAAAGCTATTGAATCAGACGAAAATGTCGTAGAACTTCCCATGGTCTGATGGACAATCGGTTGAGATTGAAGACGCTGAGGAGGTACTTCTAGCACTTCAACTTCGCCTTCAAGCATTTCTACTACTTTACTCATTGAAGGGCGTTGTATCGGATTTGTTTGTATACACCATAATGCAACTAAGCTCAGCTTTCTAGCCATCTTCTTTTCATCATCATTTGCTCCTTCATCCACCACAATCTCTTTCCCTTTGTTGAACTTATCGTAAATATTATAAGGAAAGTATTGGCTGGAATTCTCTTCATTTGCAACTTCATTTCTCTTCAAGTCCAACATTTCCATTAGCAGCATTCCGAAGCTGTAAACATCAGCTTTGTACGAGATTGCTCCAATGCTTCTGCTGATCAACTCTGGAGCAACATATCCAATCGTTCCACGAGCAGCTGTGAGAGTCACAATGCTCTTATCTGTTGGATATAATTTCGCAAGCCCAAAGTCAGAAATCTTTGGAATGAAATTCTCATCCAAAAGaatgttgtgtggtttgatgTCAAAATGCAAAATTCGTACATCACAGCCTCGATGCAAATACCCGATTCCTCGAGCCACTCCTAGAATAATGTCATACTTCCTCTGCCAACTTAACAGAGGACTTCCTTCTTGACTGGTACTGATGTACTTATCAAGTGATCCATTGGGCATGAAGTCGTATACAAGAGCACGCTTTGTTCCCTCAACGCAATACCCCACGAGTCCAACCACGTTGACATGATGAATCCTTCCNNNNNNNNNNNNNNNNNNNNNNNNNNNNNNNNNNNNNNNNNNNNNNNNNNNNNNNNNNNNNNNNNNNNNNNNNNNNNNNNNNNNNNNNNNNNNNNNNNNNNNNNNNNNNNNNNNNNNNNNNNNNNNNNNNNNNNNNNNNNNNNNNNNNNNNNNNNNNNNNNNNNNNNNNNNNNNNNNNNNNNNNNNNNNNNNNNNNNNNNNNNNNNNNNNNNNNNNNNNNNNNNNNNNNNNNNNNNNNNNNNNNNNNNNNNNNNNNNNNNNNNNNNNNNNNNNNNNNNNNNNNNNNNNNNNNNNNNNNNNNNNNNNNNNNNNNNNNNNNNNNNNNNNNNNNNNNNNNNNNNNNNNNNNNNNNNNNNNNNNNNNNNNNNNNNNNNNNNNNNNNNNNNNNNNNNNNNNNNNNNNNNNNNNNNNNNNNNNNNNNNNNNNNNNNNNNNNNNNNNNNNNNNNNNNNNNNNNNNNNNNNNNNNNNNNNNNNNNNNNNNNNNNNNNNNNNNNNNNNNNNNNNNNNNNNNNNNNNNNNNNNNNNNNNNNNNNNNNNNNNNNNNNNNNNNNNNNNNNNNNNNNNNNNNNNNNNNNNNNNNNNNNNNNNNNNNNNNNNNNNNNNNNNNNNNNNNNNNNNNNNNNNNNNNNNNNNNNNNNNNNNNNNNNNNNNNNNNNNNNNNNNNNNNNNNNNNNNNNNNNNNNNNNNNNNNNNNNNNNNNNNNNNNNNNNNNNNNNNNNNNNNNNNNNNNNNNNNNNNNNNNNNNNNNNNNNNNNNNNNNNNNNNNNNNNNNNNNNNNNNNNNNNNNNNNNNNNNNNNNNNNNNNNNNNNNNNNNNNNNNNNNNNNNNNNNNNNNNNNNNNNNNNNNNNNNNNNNNNNNNNNNNNNNNNNNNNNNNNNNNNNNNNNNNNNNNNNNNNNNNNNNNNNNNNNNNNNNNNNNNNNNNNNNNNNNNNNNNNNNNNNNNNNNNNNNNNNNNNNNNNNNNNNNNNNNNNNNNNNNNNNNNNNNNNNNNNNNNNNNNNNNNNNNNNNNNNNNNNNNNNNNNNNNNNNNNNNNNNNNNNNNNNNNNNNNNNNNNNNNNNNNNNNNNNNNNNNNNNNNNNNNNNNNNNNNNNNNNNNNNNNNNNNNNNNNNNNNNNNNNNNNNNNNNNNNNNNNNNNNNNNNNNNNNNNNNNNNNNNNNNNNNNNNNNNNNNNNNNNNNNNNNNNNNNNNNNNNNNNNNNNNNNNNNNNNNNNNNNNNNNNNNNNNNNNNNNNNNNNNNNNNNNNNNNNNNNNNNNNNNNNNNNNNNNNNNNNNNNNNNNNNNNNNNNNNNNNNNNNNNNNNNNNNNNNNNNNNNNNNNNNNNNNNNNNNNNNNNNNNNNNNNNNNNNNNNNNNNNNNNNNNNNNNNNNNNNNNNNNNNNNNNNNNNNNNNNNNNNNNNNNNNNNNNNNNNNNNNNNNNNNNNNNNNNNNNNNNNNNNNNNNNNNNNNNNNNNNNNNNNNNNNNNNNNNNNNNNNNNNNNNNNNNNNNNNNNNNNNNNNNNNNNNNNNNNNNNNNNNNNNNNNNNNNNNNNNNNNNNNNNNNNNNNNNNNNNNNNNNNNNNNNNNNNNNNNNNNNNNNNNNNNNNNNNNNNNNNNNNNNNNNNNNNNNNNNNNNNNNNNNNNNNNNNNNNNNNNNNNNNNNNNNNNNNNNNNNNNNNNNNNNNNNNNNNNNNNNNNNNNNNNNNNNNNNNNNNNNNNNNNNNNNNNNNNNNNNNNNNNNNNNNNNNNNNNNNNNNNNNNNNNNNNNNNNNNNNNNNNNNNNNNNNNNNNNNNNNNNNNNNNNNNNNNNNNNNNNNNNNNNNNNNNNNNNNNNNNNNNNNNNNNNNNNNNNNNNNNNNNNNNNNNNNNNNNNNNNggcataatacatatattggaccctaaacttggcttcaaattttaactttgacctccaactttcatagtgcacaaataggcactttaacttgtataaagtagaacaagtaaacacacgagtcctacatggcacaatacacgtaggacaccacgtaggacaaaaaatgacatgtaggatgccatgtaggacatgtgtgtctatttgttctattttatacaagttaaagtgcctatttgtgcactatgaaagttggaggtcaaagttaaaatttgaagccaagtttagggtccaatatatgtattatgccattgTAATTCTTAGGGCCATTTTTGTATTACAATTTTAGCCCTACCTTAACTCATTTGTAAGACCATTTTGAGCCATTTAAAGTGACCCAATTCAGCTCGAACCCACTTCCCATTCCTTATTTTCAATTAAACTTACCAGCAGCCCACCAGACTTCCACATACAACAACAATACGTGTACCAAAGACCCCTGTACAGTGTCTTCTTCCCAGAAACGCAAACCCAGCAGATTTCCAATCCGAATCGTGAGCAAATCGAGCCCAAAAATTCGGTCCAGTAGCAGTAACAAGAGAGGACAGTGACTTCGCTGTTTTCTTCCTCCAACGTCCCTTTCAATTATTAATGTCGCAGCAGCACATCAGGCACACGATTTTCCCCActttcctcttccggaatgggTTGAAACCGCAAGAAAAAGGTGCTTCACCCAAATCGTGAAAGGTTTTGGGGGGTTTTGAATTTCGAATTGGTCCTTGTTGCTATCCGGATTTCAGCCTTTTCCCTCCCAAACTTGAACCCTAATGATTCCCTTTTATATATACTTGCTTTTGTTCACTGTTAAAAGGAGGAGAGTTTTGGAGTTGGAGAAAATATTGGGAAGAGGCTAGCACTAAAGAGGAAAACACCCTAAATTACTACGAGTATTTACTCCGAGTTACATACGAGTATTTAGTATAGGTGTCGAGTATAGAGACTAGAGAggatatttttagtttttcttcttGGATTGGAAGACTCGTTTGCTTTCCGAAGCTCATCAAAATCGGGTCATAGTGGTGGAAGCGCTTTCAAGCTCGTGGTTCCCGTTCGCTGCCCGGAAAAAGGTAATATCTCCTTCTTCACTTACGTTCTGTTTCGATTCCAAGCATTATGTGATAAACTTGCTTCTGTTGGGTTTCTCTGCCTCTGTCTTgttctcttttctattttttgactTCAATACTCTTGGTTGGATGTTTGTTCGGCTTGAATATGAGCTTTCCGACTTAGTTTCTTTGCTGTGTGGACTCTTAACTGATCATCGCATTTTTTTCCCGTCAGATTCTTCGGGTTATTTTGTATCCATGAGACTAGTTAAACCTTTGTTTTACCTTGTTCAAAATGGTTTAAAGTTCATTTGGTCTCAACTGTGAGTGTATCGTTTGTGTCATTTGGATTATTTGCTATTTGGTTAGCTTTTATCTGTATGAATGTGACCGTATTCTTGGCAGTTTGTTTTGGTGTTCTTCTTATTGTGAAAGATTCTTGTTAACACTAGTTTAAACTTGCAGAATGAGTGTATCTAGTATTTATCCTTGCTTAGTCGGACTGGTATCTATTTCTCTTTGGTTTTTACTCGTGATAGTATAGCTCCGCTCTTGTAATGTATTGATTTGACCAAGGTTTCTCTTACTTTTTCCAGAAAATCACCCTTTCGTCTTCGTCTAATCTGCAATAACTATCATGAGTATAATTTGTTAGTTAGCTTAATCATTTATTTGATGTTATTGCTCAATAGTGCTATTCTCTTTGTGTATTATATTTACTCATGCCTATTTTTGCTTATGTCCGGCATGCTAGTTTGAGAAGAGGGTTGCcttgtttaattatttatggCCATTTGTTGTTACCTATACTTGAGATAATTTGGCCGAATCACTACCTCtaaatttctgttttttttagTATGATAAGCTAGCATCTCTAGGTTTCTATAGATAGACTTTGTTTTAGTTATTGGCATtgatttcttgatgtgtgtagtgtgttgatttttcttttaagatTAATTCCCGGTGGTTTGGTCGTATGTTATTTGCTCTTTGGATTAGTTTACAGATATGAAAGAGTGATTTCTTTTTGTTGCATGTAAAATCTGCCCGAGTTGGCCAAGAACTCACTCCTTCCTTTGCATTTCGAGAGAGCCGTAAAGGCTCTAATTTCTTTATCGAGTCAGCCAGCCATCACATCGACGAACAGGTCTCGATGTTGAAAGAAAAGCGGAGCAGATCGGGAGTTGAAAAAGATTGGGCCAAAAGCCCACCTCTATTTATTCTGagttatattttgttattttgggcctaagccccttgtcattatttattattattgtgctAGTTATTAGGATAGGTGAAAAAATTGGGCCTACAGtccaaaagaaatatttttcttttatgttagtttaggacaggtgcagGGGGACTCAAATAAGCCAAAGGCCCAAAacgaaaatgggcccaaatactggcccATGTGGATAGAAACCggacttgggcccaaatctcCCTCTCTCCGTATtatatatttcatattaattttattattagtaCATGCTTATTTGctaattaattttaaggttCTTAATTCATAATTCCCCAAAGGACACCCATTTTGAGTTAGTTAACTTATAGTACTTTATCTTAAAATAACTAAGTATACTTGTCTTTCCaaattaatttctaaaaaatttagaagtttTTCTCTACTTGGAcattttagataatatattcCCTTTTCctctttaaatgattttaagttataaaattCGTTCATTCGGTAACTAGTCAAATAgatttagccaaataattaattacggATAACCGCGTATTAGTGGGCATTTCgagtgctttcaaacccttcctgaaatgctaatatgaaccccGGACCCCTttgaatattttcattagatttttgttttaatcttttaaaaaggtagttttcttgatttttattaaaaattaagtggcgattCTTAAAACTagtctaaaatatttttttttaaataaaacaatacataaatatgtcttttaacttgacctcattttatatttatgtcctccaacttaGGGTGTGCACAAGTATACACTTGAACTTGtgtaaagttgaacaaatagacacatgcgtcctacatgacaatttggGTTCTATGTGTATTACATCACGTAAGActcatgtgtctatttgttctaGTTTATAAAAGTTTAAGGACCCATTTGGTAGGCGGTATTAGATAAAataatccatggattaaaaTTTAGTCCATATAATACATTGTTTGattactttatttaatttaatccaTGGATTTCGTATCCACCATATGTGGTCTTATCTTATCCCTAGAAAATGGAGGGATAACTAATCCAAGGTTTAACAAACCTCGGATAAGATCCCTAACTGACTAATCTATCTCCTTATTCCTTTTCctaaatttcttttgtaatttaatttcctttttatttatattgaaatggtAATAAACGTTTTTTTTAATTCTCCAAATTCATATTGTGtaatttaatgatttcactaAAAAACaattctccatttttcttgACTTTTTTTATTCAAGATAGTTTGTCGATTAAccacttgaactattttttttaaaaaaaacaagctttaggtattgaacaatttaagtagtcttaaatctatgttaagtttaagatatacttgaccaacaaaaaattagaaatacaccGTGCATTCATGATCTCCTTAAAAGTGGTACATCACaccttaaaattaataacaattttatgcatatatatatatatatatatatgtttgacttAACTTGTTAAATGGAATagaaaatcctacaaaaaataaatattgtccGGCGGTTATCTACCTTGACCCAATTACATGAAATTAACAATCTCATAATAACACAAGGGTGTAATAGGAAATAAtctttttgtagagttttaaatcaaacacaagattAAGTGGAaagcaatgaaccaaacacttgacaACAAATAATCCctgtgtaacaccccatatccgaaacagaccaaaaatgcagattttgagaagttgcaggtgcaacccacggttgccatccacgaactgtaggtcagaccacagCTCGTGCTAGTGGttcgtggttcaccactgca
Coding sequences within:
- the LOC125844368 gene encoding PR5-like receptor kinase: MPNGSLDKYISTSQEGSPLLSWQRKYDIILGVARGIGYLHRGCDVRILHFDIKPHNILLDENFIPKISDFGLAKLYPTDKSIVTLTAARGTIGYVAPELISRSIGAISYKADVYSFGMLLMEMLDLKRNEVANEENSSQYFPYNIYDKFNKGKEIVVDEGANDDEKKMARKLSLVALWCIQTNPIQRPSMSKVVEMLEGEVEVLEVPPQRLQSQPIVHQTMGSSTTFSSDSIALLDNPVEVDIYAD